The Chondrinema litorale nucleotide sequence TACCTACTAGCTATTTATTAAAGCCTGATTTTTTGAATCAAGCTTTTTTTTTATAAATAGCTTATTGGAAACACATTGTTTGGAATTGACAAAAAATTTCAAACATCTCTCTCTTATGAAGTTTTCTTTTAAAAAAAGAATGTAACTGTGGAAAACAGTCTCTTTAATCTAATAAAAGACTAGTGCATAGTGACTTATGAAGATTTTTTTTCTAAGAAAGAAATCACTTTTCTATAACAAAAATAAATATTTCGAATACTGTTAAAATAAATGAAATGTAAACTGTATCTAATTTAAAAAGCTGATGATAGAAATTATGATATAATTTACCAATGAAACCTAAAGGATATGAATCGTAATAAGCATAACTATATTTTTTTATTTTTCTGTATCGTAAAAGACCTCTGGTAATACACACTAACAAAATATTCGCTAAAAAAAAGCTTAGTATTATTTGTACCATTATCAACATTGTTTTTAAAAGTAAAACTATCATTCTATTTAATTATCTAATATTTTGATAACTAAAATAGACAGCATTAATGCTAATCTATAGTCCGCAACGTTAGGTTGCGATAAAAAAGGAAGCACTATATTTAAGTGACCAAACTATAAATAATGCTTCCCACTCCGTGGCGGCAATAGAGATCAGTAAAACTGATGCCTCCGAGGCAAATATGCTTAGAAACCAGCTGGAAGCAAAACATAAAAACCCAATAATTCGAGATAGATTTCATATGATATGCTTACTTTATAAAGGGTTTAGACGAGGAGAATGTGCTTATATTTTAGGCTTGAGACCCAATACGATTACCAAGTATGTTCGTCTTTATAATGACGGAGGCCTGTATTTATTAAGACGTCTTAACTATAAAAAACCGGTTTCCAAATTAATGGAACACAAGGAACAAATCTGCGAGGCGATCAATAATATATTACCAGATTGTGTCTCGGCAATTCGAGAATGGATCAGACAGGAATTAGGGATTGAGCGGAGCCTGCAGCGAGTAAGAATTTTCATAAAAGAACTAGGGTTTAGGTATAGAAAAACCACGCCCTTTCCAGGAGGTGAATTGTCAGAAGAATGGCTCAAAGGACAAGAAGTATTTAAGACAGAAACTTTGTTTCCATTGCTGCGGAAAGTGGCCTGCGGGTCTGCTGATCTACTTTTTTTAGATAGTGCTCACTTTGTGCAAGGTAAGTTTGAGC carries:
- a CDS encoding helix-turn-helix domain-containing protein, producing the protein MAAIEISKTDASEANMLRNQLEAKHKNPIIRDRFHMICLLYKGFRRGECAYILGLRPNTITKYVRLYNDGGLYLLRRLNYKKPVSKLMEHKEQICEAINNILPDCVSAIREWIRQELGIERSLQRVRIFIKELGFRYRKTTPFPGGELSEEWLKGQEVFKTETLFPLLRKVACGSADLLFLDSAHFVQGKFERFL